Proteins from one Stenotrophomonas aracearum genomic window:
- the erpA gene encoding iron-sulfur cluster insertion protein ErpA, with product MSTLVSLPGAPAAAPNYQSLDRPLNFTEAAAAKVKELIQDEASDSLALRVYIQGGGCSGFQYGFEFDENRADDDLAVDTNGVTLLVDPLSLQYLMGAEVDYTESLTGAQFVIRNPNAKTTCGCGSSFSM from the coding sequence ATGAGCACGCTTGTTTCCCTGCCCGGCGCCCCTGCCGCCGCGCCGAACTACCAGTCGCTGGACCGTCCGCTGAACTTCACCGAGGCCGCTGCGGCCAAGGTCAAGGAACTGATCCAGGACGAAGCCAGCGATTCGCTGGCCCTGCGCGTCTACATCCAGGGCGGTGGCTGCTCCGGTTTCCAGTACGGCTTCGAGTTCGACGAGAACCGTGCCGACGACGACCTGGCCGTGGACACCAACGGCGTGACCCTGCTGGTCGATCCGCTCAGCCTGCAGTACCTGATGGGCGCCGAAGTGGACTACACCGAAAGCCTGACCGGCGCACAGTTCGTGATCCGCAATCCGAACGCGAAGACCACCTGCGGCTGCGGCAGCAG
- a CDS encoding bactofilin family protein: protein MFGSNKSNRDGHLVVDALIGAQVVIRGDVEFSGGLYVEGTILGKVIAQDGATNATLTLAEQGSIEGEIRAHVVVLSGRLDGDVHASERVELTPSARVTGNVHYQVVEMNAGAQLTGRLIHGAAQMALPPPAEEPAVTKDGKDGNARRKLADAMA, encoded by the coding sequence ATGTTTGGCAGCAACAAGTCCAACCGCGACGGGCATCTGGTCGTGGACGCGCTGATCGGCGCGCAGGTGGTGATCCGCGGGGACGTGGAATTCAGCGGTGGCCTGTACGTGGAAGGCACCATCCTGGGCAAGGTGATCGCCCAGGACGGCGCCACCAACGCCACCCTTACCCTGGCCGAACAGGGCAGCATCGAAGGCGAGATCCGCGCCCACGTGGTCGTGCTCAGCGGCCGCCTGGACGGCGACGTGCACGCCAGCGAGCGGGTCGAGCTGACCCCCAGCGCCCGCGTGACCGGCAACGTCCATTACCAGGTGGTGGAAATGAACGCTGGCGCCCAGCTGACCGGTCGCCTGATCCATGGCGCGGCGCAGATGGCGCTGCCGCCACCGGCCGAAGAGCCCGCTGTCACCAAGGATGGCAAGGACGGGAACGCCCGAAGGAAGCTCGCCGACGCCATGGCCTGA
- a CDS encoding DUF6776 family protein produces the protein MNNPTPSRIQIRRPGSPAAPDRRRLLILGGIWLASLVLAVLLGRWMGSPGGDVGRQLDAAQARAETLQKQVADLQQRQATLEASDRISRAANNEVQTSLGERDEEIAGLRADVAFYERLVGATSQRKGLNTHSIEFSPEAGGTWQYAVVLTQNLNRGAISQGQMRFTVEGVKDGKLTSVSWDELHQRTKVPGQDYSFRYFQQLTGSVMLPKDFTPQRVRVTLGTGAGGATQVFDWKQAGAPAAPATAEKGE, from the coding sequence ATGAACAATCCGACACCTTCGCGTATCCAGATCCGGCGCCCGGGCAGCCCGGCGGCGCCCGATCGCCGCCGCCTGCTGATCCTCGGCGGCATCTGGCTGGCCAGCCTGGTCCTGGCCGTGCTGCTCGGCCGCTGGATGGGCAGCCCCGGTGGCGACGTCGGCCGCCAGCTCGACGCCGCGCAGGCACGTGCCGAGACGCTGCAGAAGCAGGTCGCGGACCTGCAGCAGCGCCAGGCCACCCTGGAGGCCTCGGACCGGATCAGCCGCGCCGCCAACAACGAGGTGCAGACCTCGCTGGGCGAGCGCGACGAGGAGATCGCCGGCCTGCGCGCCGACGTGGCCTTCTACGAACGCCTGGTCGGCGCCACCAGCCAGCGCAAGGGCCTGAACACCCATTCCATCGAGTTTTCGCCCGAAGCGGGCGGCACCTGGCAGTACGCCGTGGTGCTGACCCAGAACCTCAACCGTGGCGCGATCAGCCAGGGCCAGATGCGCTTCACGGTGGAAGGCGTCAAGGACGGCAAGTTGACCTCGGTCAGCTGGGACGAGCTGCACCAGCGCACCAAGGTGCCGGGCCAGGATTACTCCTTCCGGTACTTCCAGCAGCTCACCGGCAGCGTCATGTTGCCAAAAGACTTCACCCCGCAACGCGTGCGGGTCACGCTGGGAACCGGCGCGGGGGGCGCCACCCAGGTATTCGACTGGAAGCAGGCCGGCGCACCGGCTGCACCAGCAACGGCAGAAAAAGGGGAGTAA
- a CDS encoding DUF4126 domain-containing protein, giving the protein MTEAHLFVIGILLAWLAGIRVYLTVFGVGLAGLLGWVELPPALQATESWWVLGTSAALAATEFVADKIPGVDSAWDLVQTLARVPAGAFLAAATLSPDGELNATSLAAGAGVALASHGLKSGTRALLNTSPEPASNWVASAAEDTVVVGGLALALAHPWLALVVVVACSLIGALVVWLVWRTLWKGMRWLLRQPAGRVPATRDTA; this is encoded by the coding sequence ATGACCGAGGCCCACCTGTTCGTGATCGGCATCCTGCTGGCCTGGCTGGCCGGCATCCGCGTGTACCTGACCGTGTTCGGCGTTGGCCTGGCGGGCCTGCTCGGCTGGGTCGAGCTGCCACCGGCCCTGCAGGCCACCGAGTCGTGGTGGGTGCTGGGCACCTCCGCGGCGCTGGCCGCGACCGAATTCGTGGCCGACAAGATTCCCGGGGTGGACTCGGCCTGGGACCTGGTCCAGACCCTGGCCCGGGTGCCGGCCGGCGCCTTCCTGGCCGCCGCCACGCTGTCGCCCGATGGCGAGCTCAACGCGACCTCGCTGGCCGCCGGGGCGGGGGTGGCACTGGCCAGCCACGGGCTGAAGTCCGGCACCCGCGCCCTGCTGAACACCTCGCCCGAGCCGGCCAGCAACTGGGTCGCCTCGGCTGCGGAAGACACCGTGGTGGTGGGCGGGCTGGCGCTGGCGCTGGCCCATCCGTGGCTGGCGCTGGTCGTGGTGGTCGCCTGCAGCCTGATCGGCGCGCTGGTGGTCTGGCTGGTCTGGCGCACCCTGTGGAAGGGCATGCGCTGGCTGCTGCGGCAACCGGCCGGTCGCGTTCCCGCCACCCGCGATACCGCATAA
- a CDS encoding EAL domain-containing protein produces MAVQDNAVASTRATRAETPPADHWQRWASAEAVASARAPSNVVPLNAGTAAPAAPTPPVLPPAQWQDDGAQLPLGSEAPYRVLIVEDDRSQALFAQSVLHGAGMEAIVHSEAEGVQQVITEQRPDLILMDLHLPGLDGMRLTALIRQQPGQQLLPIVFLSGDPDPERQFEVLDSGADDFLSKPIRPRHLIAAVSNRIRRARAQAAMQPGAQGAPAMNNPETGLPTRHHVMQQLSGALAHGEHGGLFFIEVASALGLRERYGYAAFERLMVQAAQRLADSAHPHLLARLNDNSFLVLARGLDEDTLDAMAHQLRDELSSRAFVIRDEESVHLRGVVGHAQLSGGFSDAGTALEAVERTTLQARLLPSGVAAHVRREDVAAQEHLAMLEGQLEPAYQPIVAVAGGNTAQYQVLLRLRQADGSVLNAGQVIPAAEAAGRIADLDQQVLDHALGLLDLYQHATQPLSLFVSQSLRTLARDAFADWLLETLQQRNLPSSALVIDVRLPDALIHTVTLQQFCTRMSAAGVRFCLSQFEPGSEANALLNQLPLAFVRMAARFSSSHANQQTRDELRAAIDAAHRAGAMIIGQQIEDPQAAAAMWMGGVDFIQGNMVQSAGSELNFDFHNAVL; encoded by the coding sequence ATGGCCGTCCAAGACAACGCTGTTGCATCCACCCGCGCCACCCGCGCCGAGACCCCGCCCGCCGACCACTGGCAGCGCTGGGCCAGTGCGGAGGCCGTCGCTTCGGCGCGCGCGCCCAGCAACGTGGTGCCGCTCAATGCCGGCACGGCCGCGCCCGCAGCACCGACGCCGCCGGTCCTGCCGCCTGCGCAGTGGCAGGACGACGGCGCGCAGCTGCCGCTGGGCAGCGAGGCCCCCTACCGCGTGCTGATCGTCGAAGACGACCGTTCGCAGGCGCTGTTTGCACAGAGCGTGCTGCATGGCGCCGGGATGGAGGCGATCGTGCACAGCGAAGCCGAAGGCGTGCAACAGGTGATCACCGAGCAGCGCCCTGACCTGATCCTGATGGACCTGCACCTGCCGGGCCTGGACGGCATGCGCCTGACCGCGCTGATCCGCCAGCAGCCCGGCCAGCAGCTGCTGCCGATCGTGTTCCTCAGCGGTGACCCGGACCCGGAGCGCCAGTTCGAAGTGCTCGACAGCGGCGCCGATGATTTCCTGAGCAAGCCGATCCGCCCGCGCCACCTGATCGCCGCGGTCTCCAACCGGATCCGCCGCGCCCGCGCGCAGGCCGCGATGCAGCCGGGCGCCCAGGGTGCCCCGGCAATGAACAATCCCGAGACCGGCTTGCCTACCCGCCACCACGTGATGCAGCAGCTGAGCGGCGCGCTGGCGCACGGTGAGCATGGCGGCCTGTTCTTCATCGAGGTGGCCAGCGCATTGGGCCTGCGCGAACGCTATGGCTATGCCGCGTTCGAGCGCCTGATGGTGCAGGCCGCGCAGCGTCTCGCCGACAGCGCGCACCCGCACCTGCTGGCGCGCCTGAACGACAACAGCTTCCTGGTGCTGGCGCGGGGCCTGGACGAGGACACCCTGGACGCCATGGCGCACCAGTTGCGCGATGAACTGTCCTCCCGCGCGTTCGTGATCCGCGACGAAGAGTCGGTGCACCTGCGCGGCGTGGTCGGGCATGCACAGCTGTCCGGCGGCTTCAGCGACGCCGGTACCGCGCTGGAAGCGGTGGAACGCACCACCCTGCAGGCGCGCCTGCTGCCGTCCGGGGTGGCCGCGCACGTGCGTCGGGAAGACGTGGCCGCGCAGGAACACCTGGCCATGCTTGAAGGCCAGCTCGAACCGGCCTACCAGCCGATCGTCGCGGTGGCTGGCGGCAACACCGCCCAGTACCAGGTGCTGCTGCGCCTGCGCCAGGCCGACGGCAGCGTGCTCAACGCCGGCCAGGTGATTCCGGCCGCGGAGGCGGCCGGACGCATCGCCGACCTCGACCAGCAGGTGCTGGACCACGCGCTGGGCCTGCTCGATCTGTACCAGCACGCCACCCAGCCGCTGAGCCTGTTCGTGTCGCAGTCGCTGCGCACGCTGGCCCGCGATGCCTTCGCCGACTGGCTGCTGGAAACGCTGCAGCAACGCAACCTGCCCAGCAGCGCGCTGGTCATCGACGTGCGCCTGCCCGACGCGCTGATCCACACCGTGACCCTGCAGCAGTTCTGCACGCGCATGAGTGCGGCCGGGGTGCGCTTCTGCCTGAGCCAGTTCGAGCCGGGCAGCGAAGCCAATGCGCTGTTGAACCAGCTGCCGCTGGCGTTCGTGCGCATGGCCGCGCGCTTCTCCAGCAGCCATGCCAACCAGCAGACCCGCGATGAACTGCGCGCGGCCATCGACGCCGCGCACCGCGCCGGCGCGATGATCATCGGGCAGCAGATCGAAGATCCCCAGGCCGCTGCGGCAATGTGGATGGGCGGGGTCGATTTCATCCAAGGCAACATGGTGCAGTCGGCCGGGAGCGAACTGAACTTCGACTTCCACAACGCGGTGCTCTGA
- a CDS encoding hybrid sensor histidine kinase/response regulator translates to MAAIAAALAATASGMALAGANGPWPAIAAGTAAAAVIAALVAVGRWRELQAQQVLLQRRNEALAGERDHLQRAVQQQDMLERELLQAKQAAEAAALAKGEFLATMSHEIRTPLNGILPMLDLIARGQLGTDQRQMLATATVSSQQLLRIVDDILDYSRLEAKGLDLEITTFNLRELLEGIVQLMQRSAEAKGLAVSLELDPAVRLSVRGDPVRLRQVLGNLMVNAIKFTERGQIRLKVTRLGENGSEHQLRFEVIDTGIGIDGTQQARLFQSFSQADASTTRIYGGTGLGLAICKRIIDLMHGQIGVSSTPRHGATFWFEIPLLKVAGDLPAVPASTRALLVSEDPLLVQRLQRVLQHHDIRLHTVDSASAALDILRAPVRPGIEPDLVWVIADTHALRHGATALHRAVLHDARTPTPRLLWLQGEEPLAALLRENTQVLPRDTDEALLHALLRPAQASARPAPLLASVEPYSGPVEAPQLGLRLLLVEDNSTNLLVAQRLLQVLGCTVTTANDGEQGLAQLQRQRFDLVLMDCQMPVLDGYSATRRWREQEAGQGRTRLPIVAMTANAMAGDRERCLQAGMDDYLSKPVNRESLQACLLRWQFRMEDNAADARNVRAAAPTPEAAPSPPPLPTVMAPALLDSSDEPSPSVLDAEVLDELQEVIGAEIATIIGVFLEDTPPLIRQLQDASVEADLERLRALAHSLKSASANVGAMALSVAARRIEHDARAGTLERPAVAVALLIAEYARARLALAGYQASVRASELR, encoded by the coding sequence TTGGCGGCGATCGCCGCCGCACTGGCGGCCACCGCCAGCGGCATGGCACTGGCCGGCGCCAACGGACCGTGGCCGGCGATTGCCGCCGGCACGGCTGCCGCCGCCGTGATCGCCGCGCTGGTCGCCGTGGGCCGCTGGCGCGAGCTGCAGGCGCAGCAGGTGCTGTTGCAACGTCGCAATGAAGCGCTGGCCGGCGAGCGCGACCATCTGCAGCGCGCCGTGCAGCAGCAGGACATGCTGGAGCGCGAGCTGCTGCAGGCCAAGCAGGCCGCTGAAGCGGCGGCGTTGGCCAAGGGCGAATTCCTGGCCACCATGAGCCACGAGATCCGCACCCCGCTCAACGGCATCCTGCCGATGCTCGACCTGATCGCACGCGGCCAGCTCGGGACCGACCAGCGCCAGATGCTGGCCACTGCCACGGTCAGCTCGCAGCAGCTGCTGCGGATCGTCGACGACATCCTCGATTACTCCCGTCTGGAGGCCAAGGGCCTGGACCTGGAGATCACCACCTTCAACCTGCGCGAGCTGCTCGAAGGCATCGTCCAGCTCATGCAGCGCAGTGCCGAGGCCAAGGGCCTGGCAGTCTCGCTGGAACTGGACCCGGCGGTACGGCTGTCGGTGCGCGGCGACCCGGTGCGGCTGCGCCAGGTGCTGGGCAACCTGATGGTCAATGCGATCAAGTTCACCGAGCGCGGCCAGATCCGCCTGAAGGTGACCCGCCTCGGCGAAAACGGCAGCGAACACCAGCTGCGCTTCGAAGTGATCGACACCGGCATCGGCATCGACGGCACGCAGCAGGCGCGGCTGTTCCAGTCCTTCAGCCAGGCCGACGCCTCGACCACGCGCATCTATGGCGGCACCGGCCTGGGCCTGGCGATCTGCAAGCGCATCATCGACCTGATGCACGGCCAGATCGGGGTAAGTTCGACCCCGCGCCACGGCGCCACGTTCTGGTTCGAGATTCCGCTGCTCAAGGTGGCCGGCGACCTGCCTGCGGTACCCGCCAGCACCCGTGCACTGCTGGTCAGCGAAGACCCGCTGCTGGTGCAGCGCCTGCAGCGCGTGCTGCAGCACCACGACATCCGCCTGCACACGGTGGACAGTGCGTCGGCCGCGCTGGACATCCTGCGCGCGCCGGTGCGCCCCGGGATCGAACCGGACCTGGTATGGGTGATTGCCGATACGCACGCACTGCGCCACGGTGCGACCGCGCTGCATCGCGCGGTCCTGCACGACGCCCGCACGCCGACCCCGCGCCTGCTGTGGCTGCAGGGCGAGGAACCGCTGGCAGCACTGCTGCGCGAGAACACCCAGGTCCTGCCGCGCGACACCGACGAGGCGCTGCTGCATGCGCTGCTGCGCCCGGCGCAGGCCAGCGCGCGCCCCGCACCGCTGCTGGCCAGCGTGGAGCCGTACAGCGGCCCGGTAGAAGCCCCGCAGCTCGGCCTGCGCCTGCTGCTGGTGGAAGACAACAGCACCAACCTGCTGGTGGCCCAGCGCCTGCTGCAGGTGCTCGGCTGTACCGTCACCACCGCCAATGACGGTGAGCAGGGGCTGGCGCAGTTGCAGCGCCAGCGCTTCGACCTGGTGTTGATGGACTGCCAGATGCCGGTGCTGGACGGCTACAGCGCCACCCGCCGCTGGCGCGAACAGGAAGCCGGACAGGGCCGCACCCGCCTGCCGATCGTGGCGATGACCGCCAATGCGATGGCCGGCGACCGCGAGCGCTGCCTGCAGGCCGGGATGGACGACTACCTGTCCAAGCCGGTCAACCGCGAATCGCTGCAGGCCTGCCTGCTGCGCTGGCAGTTCCGGATGGAAGACAACGCCGCCGACGCACGCAATGTGCGGGCGGCAGCGCCGACGCCCGAGGCCGCCCCCAGTCCGCCGCCCCTGCCCACGGTGATGGCGCCTGCACTGCTGGACAGCAGTGATGAGCCCAGCCCTTCAGTACTCGACGCCGAGGTGCTGGACGAACTGCAGGAGGTGATCGGCGCGGAGATCGCAACCATCATCGGCGTCTTCCTGGAAGACACGCCGCCCCTCATCCGCCAGTTGCAGGATGCCTCGGTGGAGGCCGACCTGGAACGGCTGCGGGCGCTCGCGCACAGCCTGAAGTCGGCCAGTGCGAACGTAGGGGCGATGGCGCTCTCGGTCGCGGCGCGTCGGATCGAACACGACGCCCGCGCCGGTACGCTGGAGCGCCCGGCCGTGGCCGTGGCGCTGCTGATTGCCGAATACGCGCGTGCGCGGCT